A genomic segment from Corylus avellana chromosome ca5, CavTom2PMs-1.0 encodes:
- the LOC132180516 gene encoding receptor-like protein kinase FERONIA: MQSSCKSYVYFFSVFVFLNCLTSVTGKAKPSSPHSCIDNVVLSCGSSAISTDPDGKEWTGDIGSKFVSSQPNYETSAVSNSTSQSKSVNRVPYTTARIFLSQFTYSFRVSPGRKFIRFFFNPAKYQGFDRFKAYFTVTAGPFTLLSNFNASLSAHSVEAEVFVQNFCVNVEEGQRVMNITFIPSTNASVNGAYAFINGIEIVSMPTSLDYSCIGNKGVPLSGRKSRFLIENSSTAPSQSDPKHDKHSKHTKLLPFLVIFGASLCVVIVFFLLGITIFWQRKRAESQKNQTSVADLEGLCRRFSLEEIFTATNNLDRKLVVGRGGCGFVFKGYIGGKPTPVAIKLFDPTSRQGFHEFRTEIELLSKLRHRHLVPLIGYCNDDRHMIIVYDFMAHGTLRDHLYNTDNPPLSWKQRLEICIGAARGLLYLHEGAEHPIIHRDVNTSNILLDEDWVAKVSDFGLSKLGPKSLSKSHVTTDVKGTFGYLDPQYFWTSKLTVKSDVFGFGVVLFEVLCARPAVDMGLDDEKQSLTLWAQQCFRDRTLDQIIDSRVIGLIAPACLKVYAKIAYKCLYEERDRRPKMAEVLKALEFAMKLQEIADAGAHTVVIDEEVPLCGEGNLVVSCPADNGDLVHSCPTFWKRSLSRKELLRHFSEKAVKWVKSPKPSCLKAYCCGAAEYNGAPRVQVQMPDLSCCGPYTTPEKILIEITNIEGQ; the protein is encoded by the coding sequence ATGCAAAGCTCATGCAAATCATACGTCTACTTCTTCTCAGTTTTCGTTTTCCTAAATTGTCTAACAAGCGTAACTGGTAAGGCTAAGCCCTCCTCTCCTCATTCCTGCATCGATAATGTCGTGCTTAGCTGCGGTTCCTCTGCTATCTCAACTGACCCTGATGGCAAGGAATGGACCGGAGATATTGGCTCAAAATTCGTTTCCTCACAACCTAATTATGAAACTTCAGCAGTCTCAAATTCCACTTCCCAATCCAAATCCGTCAATCGTGTCCCTTACACTACGGCTCGGATCTTTCTTTCTCAATTCACCTACTCGTTTCGTGTTAGTCCGGGCCGAAAATTCATACGTTTCTTCTTCAACCCAGCCAAATACCAAGGTTTTGACAGGTTTAAAGCGTATTTCACTGTTACTGCTGGACCTTTCACTCTCCTTAGCAACTTTAATGCTTCCCTTTCTGCTCATTCTGTGGAAGCAGAggtttttgtccaaaatttcTGCGTAAACGTAGAAGAGGGTCAGCGAGTAATGAACATAACCTTCATTCCCTCTACAAACGCTTCCGTTAATGGTGCCTATGCGTTTATAAATGGGATTGAGATCGTCTCGATGCCCACCAGCCTCGATTACAGTTGTATTGGAAATAAAGGTGTGCCACTTTCCGGTCGAAAATCTCGGTTCCTTATCGAAAACAGCAGTACCGCTCCATCACAATCCGACCCAAAACACGACAAGCACTCAAAACACACAAAATTACTCCCGTTCCTTGTCATTTTCGGGGCGTCCCTGTGTGTCGTAATcgttttttttctcttgggcATAACAATTTTCTGGCAGAGGAAGAGAGCAGAGTCCCAGAAGAACCAAACATCAGTAGCTGATCTTGAAGGATTGTGCCGTCGCTTCAGTCTGGAAGAGATTTTTACTGCCACAAACAACCTTGACAGGAAACTTGTCGTTGGAAGAGGCGGCTGCGGTTTCGTGTTCAAAGGTTACATCGGTGGTAAACCCACCCCGGTAGCCATCAAGCTCTTCGACCCAACCTCGAGACAAGGGTTCCACGAGTTTCGAACGGAGATCGAACTGCTATCAAAGCTCCGGCACCGCCACCTGGTCCCTTTGATCGGGTACTGCAACGACGATCGCCACATGATCATTGTGTATGACTTCATGGCCCACGGAACGCTTCGCGATCATCTTTACAACACGGATAATCCTCCGTTGTCATGGAAGCAGAGGCTGGAGATTTGTATTGGAGCCGCTCGGGGACTATTATACCTTCATGAAGGTGCGGAGCACCCGATCATACACCGAGACGTCAATACCAGCAACATTCTGCTGGACGAGGATTGGGTTGCCAAGGTTTCGGACTTTGGGCTGTCTAAACTGGGCCCTAAAAGCCTGTCAAAGAGCCACGTCACCACGGATGTGAAGGGCACGTTCGGGTATTTGGACCCGCAGTATTTCTGGACCTCTAAACTAACGGTGAAATCCGATGTGTTTGGGTTTGGGGTGGTGTTGTTTGAGGTGTTGTGTGCTAGACCTGCGGTGGATATGGGTCTGGATGATGAGAAACAGAGTTTGACCCTGTGGGCGCAGCAGTGTTTTAGAGATCGTACACTTGATCAGATCATTGATAGCCGTGTGATTGGTCTAATTGCGCCGGCGTGCTTGAAGGTGTATGCAAAGATTGCGTATAAATGTTTGTATGAGGAAAGAGATCGACGGCCCAAAATGGCTGAAGTGCTGAAGGCCCTTGAGTTTGCAATGAAGTTGCAGGAGATTGCTGATGCTGGGGCTCATACCGTGGTGATTGACGAGGAAGTTCCATTATGTGGGGAAGGAAATCTGGTGGTGTCATGCCCAGCGGACAATGGTGATCTCGTGCATTCGTGTCCAACATTTTGGAAGAGAAGTCTATCCCGTAAGGAACTTCTAAGACATTTCAGTGAGAAGGCAGTTAAATGGGTTAAATCACCAAAGCCCAGTTGTCTAAAGGCATATTGTTGTGGGGCTGCCGAGTACAATGGCGCGCCACGTGTCCAAGTGCAAATGCCTGACTTAAGTTGCTGCGGACCATATACGACACCGGAGAAGATATTAATTGAGATTACGAACATTGAAGGACAATAA
- the LOC132181497 gene encoding receptor-like protein kinase FERONIA: MFLYFSQLCSNPLIQFHYYLHSTHFTMQSSCKSYVYFFSVFVFLNCLTSVTGKAKPSSPHSGIDNVVLSCGSSAISTDPDGKEWTGDIGSKFISSQPNYETSAVSNSTSQSKSVNRVPYTTARIFLSQFTYSFRVSPGRKFIRFFFNPAKYQGFDRFKAYFTVTAGPFTLLSNFNASLTAHSVEAEFFVKNFCVNVEEGQRVLNITFIPSTNTSVNGAYAFINGIEIVSMPTSLDYSCIGDKGVPLSGRKSRFLIENSSTAPSQSDPKHDKHSKHTKLLPFLVIFGASLCVVIVFFLLGIAIFWQRKRAESQKNQTSVDDLEGLCRRFSLEEIRTATKNFDRNLIVGRGGCGYVFKGYIGGELTPVAIKIFGPTSRQGFHEFRTEIEMLSKLRHPHLVPLIGYCNDERHMIIVYDLMARGTLRDHLYNTDNPPLSWKQRLEICIGAARGLLYLHEGAEHPIIHRDVNTSNILLDKDWVAKVSDFGLSKLGPKSLSESHVTTDVKGTFGYLDPEYFWTSKLTVKSDVFGFGVVLFEVLCARPAVDMGLDDERQSLTLWAQQCFKDRTLDQIIDSRLIGLIAPACLKVYAKIAYKCLYEDRDRRPKMAEVLKALEFAMKLQEIADAGAHSVVIDEEVPLCGGGNLVVSSPADNGDLVHSCPTFWKRSLSRKELLRHFSEKAVKWVKSPKPSCLKAYCCGAAEYNGAPRVQVQMPDLSCCGPYTTPEKILFEITNIGGQ, translated from the coding sequence ATGTTTTTATACTTCTCGCAGCTTTGCTCAAACCCTCTCATTCAATTTCACTACTACCTACATTCTACTCATTTCACCATGCAAAGCTCATGCAAATCATACGTCTACTTCTTCTCAGTTTTCGTTTTCCTGAATTGTCTAACAAGCGTAACCGGTAAGGCTAAGCCCTCCTCTCCTCATTCCGGCATCGATAATGTCGTGCTTAGCTGCGGTTCCTCTGCTATCTCAACTGACCCTGATGGCAAGGAATGGACCGGAGATATTGGCTCAAAATTCATTTCCTCACAACCTAATTATGAAACCTCAGCAGTCTCAAATTCCACTTCCCAATCCAAATCCGTCAATCGTGTCCCTTACACTACGGCTCGGATCTTTCTTTCTCAATTCACCTACTCGTTTCGTGTTAGTCCGGGCCGAAAATTCATACGTTTCTTCTTCAACCCAGCCAAATACCAAGGTTTTGACAGGTTTAAAGCGTATTTCACTGTTACTGCTGGACCTTTCACTCTCCTTAGCAACTTTAATGCTTCCCTTACTGCTCATTCTGTGGAAGCAGagttttttgtcaaaaatttctgcGTAAACGTAGAAGAGGGTCAGAGAGTACTGAACATAACCTTCATTCCCTCTACAAACACTTCCGTTAATGGTGCGTATGCGTTTATAAATGGGATTGAGATCGTCTCGATGCCCACCAGCCTCGATTACAGTTGTATTGGAGATAAAGGTGTACCACTTTCCGGTCGAAAATCTCGGTTCCTTATCGAAAACAGCAGTACCGCTCCATCACAATCCGACCCAAAACACGACAAGCACTCAAAACACACAAAATTACTCCCGTTCCTTGTCATTTTCGGGGCGTCCCTGTGTGTCGTAATcgttttttttctcttgggcATAGCAATTTTCTGGCAGAGGAAGAGAGCAGAGTCCCAGAAGAACCAAACATCAGTAGATGATCTTGAAGGATTGTGCCGTCGCTTCAGTCTGGAAGAGATTCGTACGGCCACAAAGAACTTTGACAGGAATCTTATCGTTGGAAGAGGCGGCTGTGGTTACGTGTTCAAAGGTTACATCGGTGGTGAACTCACCCCGGTAGCCATCAAGATCTTCGGGCCAACCTCGAGACAAGGGTTCCACGAGTTTCGAACGGAGATCGAAATGCTATCAAAGCTCCGGCACCCCCACCTGGTCCCTTTGATCGGGTACTGCAACGACGAGCGCCACATGATCATTGTGTATGACCTCATGGCCCGCGGAACGCTTCGCGATCATCTTTACAACACGGATAATCCTCCGTTGTCGTGGAAGCAGAGGCTGGAGATTTGTATTGGAGCCGCTCGAGGACTATTATACCTTCATGAAGGTGCGGAACACCCTATCATACACCGAGACGTCAATACCAGCAACATTCTGCTGGACAAGGATTGGGTTGCCAAGGTTTCGGACTTTGGGCTGTCTAAACTGGGCCCTAAAAGCCTGTCAGAGAGCCACGTCACCACGGATGTGAAGGGCACGTTCGGGTATTTGGACCCGGAGTATTTCTGGACCTCTAAACTAACAGTGAAATCCGATGTGTTTGGGTTTGGGGTGGTGTTGTTTGAGGTGTTGTGCGCTAGACCTGCGGTGGATATGGGTCTGGATGATGAGCGACAGAGTTTGACCCTGTGGGCGCAGCAGTGTTTTAAAGATCGTACACTTGATCAGATCATTGATAGCCGTCTGATTGGTCTAATTGCGCCGGCGTGCTTGAAGGTGTATGCAAAGATTGCGTATAAATGTTTGTATGAGGATAGAGATCGACGGCCCAAAATGGCTGAAGTGCTGAAGGCCCTTGAGTTTGCAATGAAGTTGCAGGAGATTGCTGATGCTGGGGCTCATAGCGTGGTGATTGACGAGGAAGTTCCATTATGTGGGGGAGGAAATCTGGTGGTGTCAAGCCCAGCGGACAATGGTGATCTCGTGCATTCGTGTCCAACATTTTGGAAGAGAAGTCTATCCCGTAAGGAACTTCTAAGACATTTCAGTGAGAAGGCAGTTAAATGGGTTAAATCACCAAAGCCCAGTTGTCTAAAGGCATATTGTTGTGGGGCTGCCGAGTACAATGGCGCGCCACGTGTCCAAGTGCAAATGCCTGATTTAAGTTGCTGCGGACCATATACGACACCGGAGAAGATATTATTTGAGATTACGAACATTGGAGGACAATAA
- the LOC132180515 gene encoding receptor-like protein kinase FERONIA: protein MGNRSRIRLRTTLLPCLAPLYLAFLLYHLTSTVASGSPSPYTPVDNIVLNCGSSTNSTALDGRTWIGDEHSKFFPVEQSQNQASLTAIAVQQSSSNDKVPYANARLFLSEFTYTFPVTAGQKFIRLYFYPASYLNFDRSNALFSVKAGSFTLLSNFNASLTADADGDPGDTIFREYCVNIDEDQMLNITFTPYGSNYTYAFINGIEILSMPPNLYYTPSGVEGFSFVGQQSLYSITNSTALEMVYRLNVGGRSISPIEDTGMFRAWRPDDNYLTIYKQLVLPFNNTIDLKFTKKVPPYTAPEDVYRTARTMGLNKAINKSYNLTWEFPVDSGFDYLVRLHFCEFQPEIIQQDDRVFLIFIADQIAEEAANVMVWSGGKGIPVYKEYAVSMFGKGEKKMNLSIALEANPQDWKTAYNDAILNGVEVFKVSASSTGNLAGSNPDPLPLAPPTVVPPTPPKKSKNNGTIVAVVGGGASGFVVLSIIGFLIFRRRKRGKDSGFGDGTTWWGPFSFSTTKSTKSHRSSLPSALCRNFSLAEIRAATNNFDNVFIIGVGGFGDVFKGYIDGGARPVAIKRLKPGSQQGVHEFETEIEMLSQLRHLHLVSLIGYCNDGDEMILVYDYMANGTLRDHLYNTHNPPLSWKQRLEICIGAAHGLNYLHTGAKHSIIHRDVKTTNILLDEKWEAKVSDFGLSKMGPTGVSKAHVSTVVKGSVGYLDPEYYRRQQLTEKSDVYSFGVVLCEALCARAPIMRTVDKKQVSLAEWARQSYCNGKMDQIVDPTLEGKIAPECLKKYCEVAVNCLLDNGIERPSMNDVVWGLEFALQLQERDQRDVGLDEKKEDEKILLPKSKIEDSDDSIDGFSSSGVQVSSINSNSSREQGSGSSSRDSSRLMSSWAVFSEIMNPVAR from the coding sequence atggGGAACCGAAGCAGAATACGTCTTCGGACCACCCTCTTACCATGTCTTGCACCTCTCTACTTAGCCTTCTTGCTGTATCACCTGACCAGCACCGTCGCCAGCGGCTCGCCGTCTCCTTACACACCGGTCGATAATATTGTCCTCAACTGTGGCTCTTCTACCAATTCAACTGCATTAGACGGTCGGACCTGGATTGGAGACGAGCATTCAAAATTCTTCCCCGTTGAACAATCACAAAACCAGGCATCTCTAACAGCCATCGCAGTTCAACAATCCTCCTCCAACGATAAAGTACCCTATGCCAATGCCCGGCTTTTTCTCTCCGAATTCACCTACACGTTTCCAGTCACTGCCGGCCAAAAATTCATTCGACTATACTTCTATCCGGCTTCGTACCTTAACTTTGATCGCTCTAACGCCCTATTCTCTGTCAAAGCCGGTAGTTTTACTCTTCTTAGCAACTTCAACGCTTCACTTACAGCAGATGCCGATGGTGATCCCGGGGATACCATATTTAGAGAATACTGTGTCAACATCGACGAGGATCAGATGTTGAACATAACTTTCACGCCGTACGGTTCTAATTATACATATGCTTTCATCAACGGAATTGAAATCTTGTCGATGCCTCCCAATCTCTATTACACTCCCTCTGGCGTTGAAGGGTTTTCTTTTGTCGGCCAGCAGAGCCTGTACAGCATCACGAACAGCACTGCTCTCGAGATGGTATACAGACTTAATGTTGGAGGCCGCTCCATCTCACCCATTGAAGACACTGGCATGTTCCGGGCATGGAGGCCGGACGACAATTACTTGACAATATATAAACAACTTGTTCTACCTTTTAACAATACTATTGACCTAAAGTTTACCAAGAAGGTACCTCCGTACACTGCGCCAGAAGACGTCTATCGGACTGCCCGGACTATGGGGCTGAACAAAGCTATCAACAAGAGCTACAATCTCACCTGGGAATTTCCTGTAGACTCTGGGTTTGATTACCTTGTTAGGCTACACTTTTGCGAGTTTCAACCTGAGATCATTCAGCAAGACGACAGAGTGTTCCTTATTTTCATAGCAGATCAAATCGCTGAGGAAGCAGCCAACGTAATGGTATGGAGTGGTGGAAAAGGTATTCCGGTTTATAAAGAGTACGCAGTTTCGATGTTTGGCAAAGGCGAGAAGAAAATGAATCTCTCCATCGCACTAGAAGCAAACCCACAAGATTGGAAGACTGCTTACAACGACGCAATCTTGAACGGTGTCGAAGTTTTTAAAGTAAGCGCCTCTAGTACTGGCAATCTAGCCGGATCCAATCCAGACCCACTTCCGCTGGCCCCTCCAACTGTTGTGCCACCAACACCACCGAAGAAGTCGAAGAATAACGGAACAATAGTTGCCGTTGTTGGTGGTGGTGCTTCCGGATTTGTTGTGCTGTCGATTATTGGGTTCTTGATTTTCCGGCGGCGGAAGAGAGGTAAGGACTCCGGCTTTGGTGATGGGACCACTTGGTGGGgtccattttctttctctacGACCAAATCAACAAAGTCCCACAGGTCATCTCTACCGTCTGCTCTGTGTCGTAACTTCTCATTGGCTGAGATTAGAGCAGCCACCAACAACTTCGATAACGTTTTCATCATTGGGGTTGGCGGGTTTGGTGACGTGTTCAAAGGATACATTGATGGTGGGGCCAGACCAGTTGCGATCAAGCGGTTGAAACCCGGTTCCCAACAAGGAGTCCATGAGTTCGAGACTGAGATCGAGATGCTTTCCCAGCTTCGCCACCTCCATCTCGTTTCTCTGATTGGATATTGTAATGATGGTGATGAGATGATTCTCGTTTATGATTATATGGCCAATGGAACCCTTCGTGATCATTTGTACAACACTCACAATCCTCCTCTTTCGTGGAAGCAAAGGCTCGAAATTTGTATAGGTGCAGCACATGGTTTAAACTATCTTCATACGGGCGCAAAGCACTCAATCATTCATCGAGACGTGAAGACAACAAATATTCTTTTGGATGAGAAATGGGAGGCCAAGGTTTCTGACTTTGGATTGTCCAAAATGGGCCCAACTGGTGTATCCAAGGCACACGTTAGCACAGTGGTGAAGGGCAGTGTTGGGTATCTCGACCCAGAGTATTACAGACGTCAACAGTTAACTGAAAAATCTGACGTATACTCGTTTGGAGTAGTTTTGTGTGAAGCACTGTGTGCAAGGGCGCCTATAATGCGCACCGTAGACAAGAAGCAAGTGAGCCTGGCAGAATGGGCCCGACAAAGCTATTGCAATGGCAAGATGGATCAGATCGTTGATCCAACCTTAGAGGGTAAAATAGCGCCAGagtgtttgaaaaaatattgtgAGGTAGCGGTGAATTGTTTGCTTGACAACGGAATTGAACGGCCATCGATGAATGATGTTGTGTGGGGCCTCGAGTTTGCCTTACAACTGCAAGAGCGCGACCAAAGAGATGTCGGGCTTGATGAGAAGAAGGAAGATGAGAAAATTCTGTTGCCCAAATCCAAGATTGAGGATAGTGATGACAGTATTGACGGGTTTAGTAGTAGCGGTGTACAAGTGTCAAGTATAAATAGCAATAGCAGCAGAGAGCAAGGTTCTGGTAGCAGCAGTCGGGATTCGAGCAGACTGATGTCCTCCTGGGCAGTGTTCTCGGAAATTATGAATCCCGTAGCTCGGTAA